DNA sequence from the Phyllopteryx taeniolatus isolate TA_2022b chromosome 14, UOR_Ptae_1.2, whole genome shotgun sequence genome:
gaggcacgaacatagagtgacctacaagagcggaggtagaagcacgcagacgcatcttgtgcagacgatgtaatcttgtaggtcaccctatgttcctgcctcttctggaaaaaagtgttcactccagccatttacatcctttttgcaaagtctaccgccATCTGTCCCTGTGTCTCCTGCGGTACAATGGCTCCCCAGTtaccaagttcctttcctggatgccgtacttaccccttacttcttcatcacccctgtttccctcaccaacatgtccattacaatctgcaccaatcacgactctctctgtctgggatgctcagaactactttgtcgaGTTCCATCCCGAATTTCTCTTTGACCTCAAGGGCACATCCTACCtttggggcatagccactaatcacattatacaaaacacccacaatttcaagtttcagcctcatcactcgatctgattctcttttcacctccaagacattctcagctaactcttcatttaaaataacccctactcaatttctcttcccatctacaccatggtaaaataatttaaacccgtCTTCGCCTTCGACCcatagtagctgaatttccaccagcgccctgcaggtcaACGGTgccggatgttgttaacccgggacatgaccgatccggtatgggattctttggatgaacgctcatatttgttgagcaaagttaaaagccagatgcccttcttGACGaatccctctgcatttatccaggtttggcaccggcctacagtttgcactgggttGTGCCACCCATAGGGGTGCATTAAAAGAGGATCAAACCCAGGTCAACCCAATGTCCCAACCCATAGTCAATGTTGAACAACACTTGACCAAATAGGCTTAAGAATTAATGTTCCCTGACCGGGAATCGGACCCGGGCCGCAGCGGTGAGAGCGCTGAATCCTAACCACTAGACACCAACAACTGCAAATCCAGGACTTGTctggatttaaagacaggggtaacagcagatttccaggcctttggaaagtgaccagatgaaattgaaagattaatgattgaggcaataggagtagcaagagttgaacctagatctttgagcatgctcgtgtccattccaaaaacatcctttgccttagatggtttgagtgaatgaattaaatcgataactttggtctcagtaatatttgtaatagtaaagaactgcgttgcagacaatgcagggtattccttcctttgttttacagcaaacttagaagagatttctgacacagattcaatgaagtatttgttaaaagcatcagccatcacttgaggttccgtcaggatgtttccatttaattgaatttgcattagttttgttttgttattttgtgtatcacccaatagttttttaatataattccaggttatttttgaatttcccttcgcactattcagagcagtaatgaaaaagtcagctttagattttcttatttctttcactaccctatttctcagtgagataaagtgctgtctattgtatcctgatttgaccgacaacttcaaggaatgatcgcgttctttcatcagtttcagaataaatgtgtttaaccaaggcaggccattctttctagcttttagtttaattatccgtgtaaattgtataataatttcttgtattttgttggcaaatttagaacactcctcatctaaatttttaccagcgagtaatacatcccagtttacttcttggatggaatcttggaaattttgttgttcatgttttggtatcctattggattcagtggtggccaagggtttgaagcgctttttatttaattttcttggaaccattataagattgtgatcagacaatcctgtgagcatattgtatggcttcaagatcctttctggcctattagtaaaggctagatcaatctgagttcgggtggagtttgtaattctcgtagggccattgataacctgagtcatatccatatcatccataacccttttcaatttttcctaactttgttaacttcccaattaacatattaggtcacccattattatcacctcttttgcaagattgagttgtttcagtaacatttccagcttttcatagaaagcggcatttgatgagggaggcctataagtaactacaagaataaaagacatttgctttgacaaagaaacagttagtccagttctcatctgtaacatgtatttcattacaattaaaagtgtccttggcataaatcataacacctcctcccttagaaccctgtctgtcatttctaaacattttataaccaggtacagatagtattgccgagggcgaagattcatggagccatgtctcagataggcagaggaagtcaatatttgagtcagtgagaaggtgattgacctgatcacttttcgttaaaatgcttcgtatatttcagtgtgcacaaagaatgccttttggtttacgtgttgagtcccatattaatttagagttattaacggtttggaacgccctccatttccggtgctttagtattgcggggtttggcagccccctgtttcttttattggcaatgtttgcatatagttttacgctgccagcttccacATCAGCCGGCAgcggtggaggcccagccgtcggtggtggtggaggcccagccgtcggtggtggtggaggctcaGCCGTCAGAAGTGGAGGCTcattggcacacatgataacacagcaagacaagaagaaaccGCGTCAAAAAGGTTGTTTGGAATCATACACCCAATattgagccattttgacaagaaaGCAGTTGAAGAAGTTGCGACTTTTGCGAGGACCAAGAAAAGCCCAATTGGCacgccagctagctagctagctggctggctggctgactgTCGACAAGTTCCCAAATACAGAGTGGCGTCCAAACACCAGAAAGTTTACCTTGCCTGTGTGCGGCTGGGCTTcgtcttcgacggagccggcaaattcggtcacttcgtccttcgtgcgccgccgacgaggagctccctccgccACGGTGTGACCAACTAGCTGGTggcacgttagctcggcggctagcgaggttagccgagtagaaagaggaggacgcgtttcacttcggcggacttcgctgcctcgccaaaaggtccgccgcgccggccggttccctcacacctgggcgatgggttgtgctcttcGAAGAGGAAACCGACACTTCAATTTCATCCAGACAGAAGCGCTGCACGTTCCCAGGCACAAGCTCAAACTCAAACCGCCTACGTCACTCTCAAACTGCCTACGTCACCGTTTCCTCATTCTTTTTGATTTgaaaagatttgaaaaggacagtttcacaccacacaccaacccggccgcacccgcgaccacaatcacacctctgacctctgcgttaaccatccatgaacaggatgtgagacgcatcttcaaacaacaaaagattaacaaagcggcaggcccggaccacgtgtctccatcctgcctcaaagtctgcgcggaccagctcgcgccagtcttcactcagatcttcaatagatctctggaactgtgtgaagtaccatcctgtttcaaatgctccacgatcattccagtccccaagaaacctccaATCTCGGGtataaatgactacaggcctgtcgctttgacatctgtggtcatgaagtcctttgaaagtctcgtgctggaccacctcaagagtgtcacaggtcccctgctggaccccctgtagtttgcctaccaagcgaacaggtctgcggatgatgcagtcaacatgggactgcacttcatcctagaacacctcgacagtgcagggacctacgcgaggatcctgttcgtggacttcagctcagcgttcaacaccatcatccctgaactcctttcatccaagcttctccagctcagcgtctcacctgccatctgccagtggatctacagctttctgacgggcaggacacagcaggtcaggctgggggaggccacctcatccacacgcagcatcagcactggggcgccccaaggttgtgtcctctctccgctgctcttctctctctacacgaacgactgcacctcagcgaacccgactgtcaaactcctgaagtttgcagatgacaccactgtcatcggcctcatcaaggacaggaagcggagcggctggagctgtggtgcggccgacacaacctggagctgaacacgctcaagactgtagagatgaccgtggacttcaggaggcatccttcgccacagctgcccctcacgctgtccagctgccttgtgtcaaccgtcgagaccttcaagttcctgggaattacaatctcccaggacctgaagtgggcgaccaacatcaactccgtcctcaaaaaggcccagcagaggatgtacttcctgcggcttctgagaaagcatggcctgccactggagctgctgagacagttctacacagcggtcatcgaatcagtcctgtgttcttccatcacagtctggtttggtgctgctacaaaaaaggacaaactccgactgcaacggacaatcaaaactgctgaaaggattgtcggtacccccctacccacccttgaggacttgcacgctgccagaactaagacaagggcgtgcaaaatcctctcggaccctccccaccctggtcaccagctcttccagctccttccctcaggtaggcgctaccgatcaatgcaaactagaactagtagacattccaacagcttcttccctcttgcaatcaacttcttgaacagctaacttacaattccattacaacaagctggcaattttttgacttgagttcgttgtcacatttctgtattatgtattactcgtgcactcactgtagttgtctcgccgtgctgcactatttgcatatagtggccactcatgccagagtagcatctgcttcatttgcacactgattgaggagtatctgtaacatttgcacaaccattgtcccagattatcgcagtactcgccactttaaaccgcatacactccttgaagtctcagtgccctttgcacaatggtcattgcaccggactattgcgtcattagccattcgaactgaggactctgcatctttttgcacaattgttgtttgttgttgttttttgtcaatgtctttatgtctccaaagtgttctgtaaattgactgtctgttgtactagagcggctccaactaccggagacaaattccttgtgtgttttggacatacttggcaaataaagatgattctgattctgattctgattttcacactttttttcaacCATATTTTTCCCACTTACTCTTACTACTTACTGGTCCTGTCTcatcatcttcctgtctttgaaacaacatatcttTATCCCTACCTGCCTGCCTTTTCTGTTCACTTTTTAAGgccttctttttcttacttcctttttctcttttagacacCATGTTGAGCCAGAAGAAAAAGTCGTCATAtccctttttctatttttgatatattatttttgtgtcaacATTTGATTTCGTCTCGAAGTTTAAccaatttttgcgaatttagctggccagcgaaaccgtatttggttatccacgtgtttaaatgttttattttgggagggttttggagttgaacatatttccagtctttacacattaagcgttcttttggatccgttttactgttattttttcccattttgtgaatttggaagtcagtttatttgcacataGAGTGACCtcaatactgactttattcaagtGACAATGAACGTCTgggttttggtaatcctcaaacTTCTTCCCACACGGGGCAgaggattcttgcatctgcttccaaacccagttgtcacttacaatcctgtcttatacattcatacttttacacattcacacgatactagtaacgtttttacaaacacacgaaaacacggaaacacgccgtcctcgcggaatttctcggactccgccgtccctcttttacttgccagtgactagtattacacaaggtttattctgccgcataattctttgtcgcgcaattcactcactctttaatcctttttaaaaaaaattaacacatcaaagtcgtcttcaatcctgtggattgtcgtcaaccttcagatcccagttgaggagaacgaagaccagtcccgtaaagggtcttacttgccgtggccacggtctcttaactggaagtcggctccacaactggaatcctcaggtgtgttgacatccgtctcgaaggaccaattttaatgttggatctatctcgcccaacacctataaaaatagacaccaaggaatgaagacgctggtttctttttgctcatgaggagaacatgtgggagattgttcagttaCATTCTCCTATCACGATCAAAACAATCTCCCCtgttgctcctgtatttatttaaaatagggaggtatctaagttacaagacataacattctaaggggagggtttcaaggtgaagataTGAGATTAACACCTGGCAATGTGTCCTTGATCAAGGTGCCCTtttctgatgattcctgctgagtcattttcttgaaggcgagacatcttcctctcccccacggtcagcaagcaaccatcaaaattgTCCACAATACCAATCCAagccagcaaataaatgataactttgtacaatttatttaacacatccCAATAATTGTCCTAAACGTAGGTGTCCACGATCAAAGGTGAAGAAGAACTTTTTGACTGCgctgtagcctattgcagcttccccagtcacattttgcaacctttagAAATTGTTTAGTGGTGGTTCACAGCGCTCTGCTCCTGAAGGGCATCCAACAAAGAtgccatttccaaaatggctgacaggaaaagaacaggcttaaacaaaactttttatttttaattcaccttcaaacaagtatttcaactacaaactgaacatttcactgattagtaggttaaattaaatagGCCTCATTACTTTTGGACTGCCCTATTATTTTCCATAGGTTAGTTTTGGCACTGTCAGAGACAAGTGGCTGCTTGgaaaagcattttcattttcattcgtgaaggcagcacttcataacTAAGCAGGCTTATTAAACTTTTCGTCATTTCGTGTGGAGATACATGCATGTGGAGCAAGCAGCGGACACACAAAGTTAAGAACGCTTTGTTCACCAACGCATTTTCGGAAATAGGCAACTAACACAAggtttacttggttgtgtaatgtCACACAAGAAGAGTGAGCAGGCCAACTATTTGCATAGAAGCcatgaaaaatatcattttctaGATGTCCCCTTTCAAATTTCATCTGTTTGTCTTCATCTCAGAACATCTTGAAGCAGCTCGTGGTCGCAGCAGTCACGATGGACACTGCAAACGTTTTCCATCGTCACATCAAGATGGAAAACGTCCTCATTGACACCAGCTCCGATTTCCCTCGTGTCTGTATCATCGATCTTGGAAATGGCGGCTTTGGAACCACTTTGGTGCACAAGAATTTCCTTGGTACAGTGTTCACCTCCTGCTCTTCATTCACATCTGCTGTTGTTCTCAGGCTGAGTCTCATCATTTATTTCTCTCTGTATGTCTTGTAGGAACCATTGACTTGGCTCCTCCAGAAGTTGCTGCATGTGGGGAGTACAAGGCCAACCCCACCACAGTTTGGCAGCTCGGCACTCTGCTCTTCGAAATTCTGCATTGCGCTCCATTCGAACCGGAGGAGTTCTTCCTCAGGCGGGAAATCGACGCAAGGCTCTCTCATAGTAGGTTTAAGGATCCAGTCAGTACTGGCCATGATACTGTCAGCAGCGTTGTAGTTCGTAGACCACTGAAGTTGCCAACTTCAACTTTTTCTTGCATCTGTCATCGCAGCCTGCCAAGATCTGCTGAGCGCATGCCTGACAAGAAACCCTGACGCCTGTGCCACTCTGTCCCAGCTTCAACAGCACCCTTGGTTCCACTGAGGCAGCACGGAAGACTACTGATCAGCCTATTTTATTCCTGAAATTCATATCAACTGTATATATTGCTGTACAAAGAGATCCAACGGTGACAAGATGCTTCAATTTTGAAATCACACcgtgtttatactgtatatttctgtATTATTTTATGGTTTTTATATTCAGACTTTTTAGCTTTACTGTCATTCCAAAGACTTTTTAGAATGGTACACATTCCGTTccaaattaaaatgaacataaaaGAACATGCAACAATCGTACAAAACAAGCTAAACATTTTTGGCAATATGGCAATTGTACATTCAAATTAACAGTAGCAACAACTGAGCACAAGCCAATATGAATTATATGttgaacatggaaaaaaatatttcctctttaaaaaaaacaaagtattgcACAAAGTTAAAATAGTGTACAATGTAGCACTGATAgagcaactttattttttacatttagatCATTCTTATATTCGTTTagtttttcctccatttttaaTCCCTAAAGGAATGTTCAAATTTCACCTGTGACATCAGAATGATCAGTAAACAATTTCCTGGTGTAGCATGAGTCCATAGGcttatatttgaatattttcattttcccaATTGGATTAAATGATCAATATAAATTTTCTATACCGCCTGTGAGTTGTCGCgcattccagctgactttgggtgaaagacGGATATAACTAAGTTTTCTTCTTGTACAAATAAGCCACGCTCCAACTGAAGTTTAACcagcatttttcttctttacacAAGTAAACACAGTGAAAAACGTGCGCTTTCTGACCAGAAATTTAGGAGTTGTTACAGTCCTTTAGCGtccattttcttgttttcaccGACCAGCCTTTGTCCCCTGGCAGCACGTTTCCTTTTCACTGATCATGTGACGCTGCATGCTGACTATTCAGTGGCAATATACACTGTGACCAGTAGGTGGTAGTAACATGCCACAGAACTTGTAGACATTACATTTGAAACAAGACATTTTCTCTGTAGGAACAGAAAACTCTGgacaaaaagaaacacattttgtgaCAGCTACACTGCCACCAATATTACAAAGATTTATATTCACCCATATGTTAAACAAATTAAATCTTGTAATTTTCTCTGAATTGACAATCAACCATCAAGTCATGCCGCCTCAACATCAAAAcaatgtacaggaagtccttgaGTTACGACAtactcgacctacgacattTCGACTTTATGAGGCTCGTGgttcgtccgccattttgtcccagcaccatagtgtttttgctttgctagtgcatagtgcttgtctgtgtttgtgcgccgagagtatctttgcctttttcgcccttcttttttcacactctcagcattaatggtaagtacagttttttagtttctttatacgaagtgttaacctttcctgctacggtcacctgaccgtagtcgggagacgcaggggttaactcccttctctcgttgcacagctgagctgggtggcggcaacaataaaggcacgaagcaccaatttgctgctttaatggctttattagctcctctgcacattcaacgtcaacgggtcctccgctacttttccccggtcgccgtcactacacttgccactgtacacactcgcaccggcgcgcactccttcctccttcgcagtcccgccggacgacgcctgcgcagtcccgtctcactcacacatcgacgcccacgcccatgcagtaccacagttcttctctgggtcctctgtcataggctttctcgagatctacaaagacacaatgtagctccttctgaccttctctgtacttttccatcaacatcctcaaggcaaataatgcatctgtggtactctttctaggcatgaaatcatactgttgctcgcaaatacttacttctgtcctgagtctcgcctccactactctttcccataacttcattgtgtggctcatcaactttattcctctatagttcccacagctctgcacatcacctttgtttttaaaaatgagcccCAGGACACtttccctccattcctcaggcatcttctcacacgctagaattctattgaacaagctggtcaaaaactccacagccacctctcctagatgcttccatacctccacaggaatgtcataaggacctactgcctttccatttttcatcctctttaatgcctttctaacttcccccttactaatcattgccacttcctggtccaccacacttgcctcttctactctcccttctctctcattttcctcattcatcaattccTCGAagcattctttccatctagctagcacacgaCTGGCACATATTGGCACATagaacatatttccatctctatccttaatcaccctaacctgctgcacatccttcccatctctatccctctgtctggccagcctgtatagatcattttgtccttctttagtgtccaacctggcatacatgtcatcattgaGTTATGCATGCAAACCGAaaggaaaaaacacacacaagcattctACGCACAATTGTGACTGTTCTCGCTCTGCTTACGGCAAGATGTTTAGTCTCAAAATAAACACCAAAcgccatttttttgggaggaacgCGGCAACAACCCACCGCCtgatgaaaatttaaaaaagcgtGGGAGTCTAAGCGCATCGTCGGCCTTTTTCCTGATGAACTGAGGCGACGTGATAACGAGGCTGTAAAGCGTTAAGTGTCAGTGAtaaagtgttaaatatattctagaagttatcatttatttgcttagcttgcattagtattatggacgattttagatgtctcgccttcgaaaagatgactcagcatcatccgatggaagggcgcctggaccaaggacgtgatcggatgtggtcgggtcgggacaagtgttggtccaatattttgtgttgtgtcttattgcttagaatactatgtctgggaaaaaccctcttattatcaaatattatgtgtcgtgtcttattgtttagaatactatgtctgggaaaaacc
Encoded proteins:
- the LOC133489400 gene encoding serine/threonine-protein kinase pim-2-like; translated protein: MDTANVFHRHIKMENVLIDTSSDFPRVCIIDLGNGGFGTTLVHKNFLGTIDLAPPEVAACGEYKANPTTVWQLGTLLFEILHCAPFEPEEFFLRREIDARLSHTCQDLLSACLTRNPDACATLSQLQQHPWFH